The following are from one region of the Silene latifolia isolate original U9 population chromosome 9, ASM4854445v1, whole genome shotgun sequence genome:
- the LOC141602213 gene encoding uncharacterized protein LOC141602213, whose product MVKDGEEGPKTWEDGHNELKLEMAQMAYVLKNIASMLKAKEKKKESDTPSESEEEDEQPKRKSKNKNDDDRGLKLDIQDFDGEMDPEKFLDWVRQAERVFEYKEYDDKKQFKVAILKLTKYASLWYENLKKQRRKEGKDKIESWIKLKKHLMRRFAKDYEQDNYLKLQSLEQGSMTVTEYIKEFEKMSIVCDLEEKEELRVARFIKGLTPAIAKRVEIQNYEGFNDVCRLAWKFEKHDKAQKPHAYSKGQSSGTNSYSRPAPSKAKEIPKEEPKDKGKGVAEPKGSSLRRCFKCQGYGHIANECPQKRALTAQELCDLIPVFVTPEEENDQGNVETDGEGLVYDLDPLSDEECLVLRNLHMETVARDLVDELKLQTKDRVKPYKLHWLNGENGIQVKKQALVSLSLGPYTDEVWCDIIPMNACHILLGRPWQFDRKVEHDGRANVYSVMKGNVRYNLKPMSPNKIKESKTKKGSMFMEAREVEEALARGERTYVLLVRELGSVGVCDDRGVQELLEEFWDVFPDELPDGLPPLRVLRPFLNKFVVVYLDDILIYSKDEESHKRHLRAVFEVLRDQKLYVECDASGVGIGAVLLQEKRPIAYFSEKLNGARLNYSTYDKEFYAIVRALDHWSHYLRPKPFILHSDHEALKHIHGQQKLNQRHAKWVEFLQSFTFSSKYKTGSSNVVADALSRRHSLLIELDARILGFEHIKELYKSDPEFSKEIIDPTVPIPKKDVLSFEAKERQAAFLRVCEQVRAQIEKANAKYKEKANKHRKQPVFKEGDLVWLHLRKERFPSKRKNKLMPRADGPFKILECYGSNAYKLELPSEYGGREALLSNYMA is encoded by the exons ATGGTTAAAGACGGTGAAGAAGGTCCGAAAACATGGGAAGATGGTCATAACGAGCTGAAGTTGGAGATGGCTCAGATGGCTTATGTGTTAAAAAATATAGCAAGCATGTTGAAggctaaagagaagaaaaaagaatCGGACACTCCATCCGAATCTGAAGAAGAGGACGAGCAAccaaagaggaagtcaaaaaataagaacgatgatgatcgGGGTTTAAAACTCGATATTCAAGACTTTGATGGCGAGATGGATCCGGAAAAATTTCTGGATTGGGTAAGACAAGCTGAAAGGGTTTTCGAGTATAAAGAATACGATGACaagaagcaatttaaagttgcaatcttgaagctTACAAAGTATGCATCTTTATGGTACGAAAATCTGAAAAAACAAAGGAGAAAGGAAGGCAAGGACAAGATCGAATCTTGGATCAAATTAAAGAAGCACTTGATGAGACGATTCGCCAAGGATTATGAACAAGATAACTACTTAAAGCTCCAATCTTTAGAGCAAGGAAGCATGACGGTGACTGAATACATCAAAGAATTCGAGAAGATGTCGATTGTATGCGATCTTGAGGAGAAAGAAGAGCTAAGGGTGGCGAGATTCATCAAGGGCCTAACACCCGCAATTGCTAAAAGAGTCGAGATCCAGAATTATGAAGGTTTTAATGATGTGTGTCGATTAGCATGGAAGTTCGAGAAACATGATAAGGCACAAAAACCTCATGCTTACTCCAAGGGACAAAGTTCGGGAACGAATTCATATTCCAGGCCAGCTCCTAGCAAGGCTAAAGAAATCCCGAAAGAAGAACCCAAGGACAAAGGAAAGGGTGTTGCCGAGCCAAAGGGGAGTTCTTTGAGACGTTGCTTCAAGTGTCAAGGCTATGGACATATAGCAAACGAATGTCCTCAGAAACGAGCCCTAACAGCTCAAGAATTATGTGATTTGATCCCCGTATTTGTCACGCCAGAGGAAGAAAACGATCAAGGGAATGTTGAAACCGATGGTGAAGGATTAGTCTatgatttggatccgttgagtgaCGAGGAGTGTTTAGTGCTGCGTAATTTGCATATGGAAACGG TAGCAAGGGACCTTGTTGATGAACTAAAATTGCAAACTAAAGATCGAGTTAAACCATATAAATTACATTGGCTGAATGGGGAGAATGGGATTCAAGTTAAGAAACAGGCCTTAGTTTCGTTGAGTTTAGGACCCTatactgatgaggtgtggtgcgatATAATTCCTATGAATGCATGCCACATTCTATTGGGTAGGCCTTGGCAATTCGATAGAAAGGTTGAACATGACGGGAGAGCCAATGTGTATAGCGTGATGAAGGGTAATGTGAGATATAATCTGAAACCTATGTCACCTAATAAGATTAAAGAGTCTAAAACAAAGAAGGGGAGTATGTTTATGGAGGCTCGGGAGGTTGAAGAGGCTTTAGCTCGTGGAGAACGAACTTATGTACTGCTGGTTCGTGAATTGGGGTCCGTTGGTGTGTGTGATGACCGTGGGGTACAGGAGCTATTAGAAGAGTTCTGGGATGTGTTTCCGGATGAGTTACCGGATGGGTTACCTCCTTTACGTG tgttaaggccGTTCCTTAACAAATTTGTGGTGGTCTATCTTGACGACATCCTGATTTATAGCAAAGATGAAGAGTCGCACAAACGACATTTGCGAGCTGTGTTTGAAGTGTTGCGAGATCAGAAGCTTTATG tcgagtgtgatgcaAGTGGTGTTGGGATTGGTGCCGTGTTATTACAAGAAAAGAGACCTATTGCATATTTCAGCGAGAAATTAAACGGTGCAAGGTTGAACTATTCAACTTATGACAAGGAGTTTTATGCAATCGTGAGAGCATTGGAccattggagtcattatctgcGTCCGAAACCGTTTATTTTACATTCTGATCACGAGGCTCTTAAACACATCCATGGACAGCAAAAGTTAAATcaaagacatgccaaatgggtagaATTCTTGCAATCATTCACGTTTTCTTCAAAGTACAAGACGGGAAGTTCTAATGTCGTGGCTGATGCATTATCACGAAGGCATTCATTGTTGATTGAGTTGGATGCAAGGATTCTTGGTTTCGAACATATCAAGGAACTGTACAAGTCTGATCCAGAATTTTCAAAAGAAATCATTGATCCAACAG TGCccattccaaagaaagatgtgttAAGTTTTGAAGCCAAAGAAAGACAAGCTGCATTTCTCCGAGTATGTGAACAAGTTCGAGCTCAaattgagaaggcaaatgctaaATACAAAGAGAAGGCTAATAAACATCGAAAGCAGCCTGTTTTCAAGGAGGGTGATCTTGTGTGGTTACATTTGAGGAAGGAACGATTTCCATCCAAAAGGAAGAATAAGTTGATGCCACGAGCAGATGGTCCATTCAAGATCCTCGAATGTTATGGTTCTAATGCATACAAGCTGGAGTTGCCGAGTGAATATGGTGGG CGAGAGGCATTATTGTCCAATTACATGGCTTGA